The Candidatus Latescibacter sp. DNA window TATGCCGGTGTTCTCAAGGGAATAATAGACTACATTTCCATTTCTTCTGGATTTCAGCACTCCCCTGGATTTCAAGATGCTGAGCTGCTGGGAGGTCAGAGACTGTTTGGTTCCCAATGCCTTTACAAGATCACCCACGGAACGCTCACCGTTCATGAGGATATTCACTATCTGCAGGCGAACGGGATGCGCGACGGCTTTCAGGGTTTCCGCCATCTTCTCAAGAGTGTCTTCACGGATCAACTCGGATG harbors:
- a CDS encoding metalloregulator ArsR/SmtB family transcription factor, with amino-acid sequence MVRFSSELIREDTLEKMAETLKAVAHPVRLQIVNILMNGERSVGDLVKALGTKQSLTSQQLSILKSRGVLKSRRNGNVVYYSLENTGIKNIMASILAET